The DNA sequence CCATGGCGGTCTTCGGCTACAACATCGTTCGGGTCTTCATCGACCCGGGCAACTGGAATCGCGAGACCGGCATCAATGGGCCCTGGGAGACCGGGCACCTCGACGAGGCCTACCTCGACCACTTCGCCGACTTCTTGCTGCGCGCCACCCGGCACCGCCTCTACGTTCTGCCATCGATCGATGGCGTCCCCCTCAATCGCCACTACTGGGAGATCTTCAGCCCTCCGGCCCCCAACATCGAGGGCATGAACTCTCACTACCTCGCTCCCGGTCACATCGCCGCCAAGAAGGCCTATCTCGAGGACTTCATCGATGCCCTGCAGGCTCGGGTCGGCTCCGAGTTCCTGACCAGCATCTTCGCCTACCAGCTGGTCAACGAGCTGGTCTACCAGGGACGCAAGCTGCCGTTCTCCTCCCTGACCCTCGAGGTGACGACAGCCAACGGCAAGACCTATGACATGTCGGACCCGATCGAGCGCCAGCTCGCCGCCGACGAAAACACCATCCTCTACACCGATACCATGGTCGACGCGATCCGCTCCCGCGACCCCGACGCGATGGTGACCATCGGAATGTTCACCTACACCGCCTCCGGCAAACCGGAAGGCCCGAACGGCTTGCTGCCGATCCCGCCTGCTGGCGAAGACGGGCGCTTCCCGGTGCGTCCGGCGGTCCTGTCCCAGTCGACCGCCCTGTCCTTCATCGACCTTCACATTTATCCCGGCTTCGGGGTCCCCCTCGAGGACGATCTGGCATCCTCCGAGTGGTCCGACCTCGATCCGGCGACGCCGGCGATGCTGGGCGAGTACGGCGCCCTCAAAAACCGCCACGCCAACATCCTGGCCGGCGCCGCGGCGATGCGCTCCCTGCAGCTCGAGAGCTGCGCCTTCGGTTTCTCGGGATGGCTTTACTGGGCCTACGACCTGCCGGGCAGCACCTGGACGCTGTTCGAGGAAGGTGGCCTGATCAACCAGACCGTGGCGCCGCTCTACGTCCCGTCTCCGTGCGGCCTCAAGAGCAACTGAGGCTGGCCCTTCCGGCGGGGCCTCGGCCGAGGCCCCGCTCACCAAAGATCCGGTTTCGAGCTCGCCCACCGAGGGCGAGGATCCGCTTCGGCGATCAGCGCAGCTTGTCGCAGCCAATGTCCTTCGACTCGCCGACGCCGTAGTCCTCGGTGCGACCGTAGGACGAGCCTCCCTGGGAGGCCTGGGCGAAGGACATCGAGATCATGCGACAGCGATCCGGACTGCGCATCACCACCCAGGTGCTGAGAAGACGCCGAACGATCACCCCCGTCGCCGGGTGGCGATCGATCCGCCAGTCGCGATCACGAATGATCACCCGATCGACGCTCCAGGGAGCCGACAGGCGCTGGCCGGCGAGCCGGACCATCTCCTGCTCGAGGCGGGCATTCCTCATCGCGGCCTTCGGTAGCTCGACCTCCGCCAAGAGCTGATCATTGAGGACCCGCGATTGCCGGGCCAACGCGGCGACACCGGCCGAGCCATCGAGCTCGAGCTCGCCGACGGCCCATTCGCTGCTGCCGGGTCCCCCCTTCAGCACCACCCTCAGCCGGTGATTGCGGGGCGACATGGCGACCAGCCCGGAGGTGATGGCGACACCGTGGCGATGGCGGCGCAGAGCCGGGGCCGGGATGATTTCGAGATCGAGACTGCTGTCCTCGCCCCGCGCACTCGGCAGGTACCACTTCTCGCTGTAGATCCGGTTGTCGTCGAGATAGACCTCGATGCGCGCCTCGGTGGCGCGAGACAAGCCCTTGAGCTTGCGATCGAGGTAGGCCCGGGCATGGATGGTCTCGCCGACAAGGAAACGGTCCTTGATCCCGGCCGAACCCTCACCCCCCACCGCGATCGGCCGATTGGCAAAGACGATCCGGCGCTGATGCTGGCGGTGGAAGGGACTGGTCAACACATCCTTCTGCACTTTCACCTCGGCCGCCTGCAGCGCCTTCCCGGCGTCGCTGCGAAGTCTGGTGTAGGTCGAGTTGCCGGGCAACACCGCCAGCACCGCATCACTCACCTGGACCGCCGCCCGGGCGTAGTCGAGGGCCGCCGCCGGTTGATCGTCGAGTTGGCCATAGGCTTCCTCGATGTGGCGATCGACCACCGGCTTGAGCCGGCCTTCGGCGAATTCTGGATACTCGACCTCGAGAAACTGGCGAATGCTCTTCAGCTCGTAGAAAGTGCCTTCGGCGTAGGCCGAGGCTTCCCGAATCTTGGCTCGCAGAGCAGTGGTATCGAACTGCTGAGCGACGCCGAGATAGTCGGCACCGCGCCGGCGGAAATCGTAGTTGCCATGGAATCCGTGATCGATGGTCAGCTTGCTGAACAGATGGGTTTTCTGAAGGAAGAGCTTCCCGAGATTTTCTTCCTGATTCAGCTCCGACACGCCGCCATCGACCTTCTGCTCGAGCTTCTCGAGCTCGGCGATCTCGCTCGAGATGTCGAAGTCGGGGTCCTTGGCGCGGACCTTGTCCACCGAAGCCCGGGCCCGCCGGATGTCCCGGACGACATTTTCGACTCGGTACTGGTTCTCGAGGTCGCCGGCCGCGATGGCACTGGCGACCCGCTTGAGCTGGTTGCGGAGAGTACGGATCTCGATATGGGCCGGGCTGCCTTCGGATGGCGTCTGCGCCCAGGCAGCGCCTTGGGCCGCGAAAATTCCGATGAGCAAGGCCACCGCCCAAGCAACAGCTCGTGAGTTTTGAAGTCTTCCCGTGGATTGCATCTCAAACCTCCCCAGATTCTTGACAATTATCTCGCTTCTCACATCGCGCGAGTGAATCGCGACGAAGAAGCTGCCCGGGGCCATCGGCCCAGAGCAGCCGTAGGAAAATCACCCAATGACCGCCTCGGCGATCGCGGCTACTGGTTCGTCGGCCCGATACAGGGCCAGTGCAAATTGGTGCGATTGGAGTAGCCCGGTTGGAGGGAGCCCGAGGCATGGCCGGGCCGCAGATCGACGACGTAGTAGTTGTTGCCTCCGGGAACCCGGCAGTTCTGCCCCGACCAGGGAGTCACATTGAGGTTGTTCCCCTGGACCGTGGCGTTGGTCATGCCCTCGACCACCAGGCCGAAGCCAAAGGTCCCGCTGCCGCTGTTGTTGAGGAAGGAAACACCGTTGCCGACCTGGCAATCGGGGTTCTGGCCGACGTCGTCACACCACAGATGGGCGCCCACCGAAAGAGCGACGTGGAGATGCTGACCGCAGCAGGTCTGCACCAGATTGTTGCGAATCACGGTGCCGGTGAAGTCGGTTCCCAGGGCAGTCGCCGCGATGATGCCGCTGAACGCCGAGCGATTGGCATTCGCCACCCAGTTGTGCTCCACCACCGTGTTGCGGCTCTCGAAAATCGTGATACCGCCGTCCGTCGCGTCGAGCACCGTGTTGTGAGCGATATAGGAGTTGTCACAGCTGACGTCGATGCCGTCCGTCCACTGGGCATGGGCGGTGTGGTCGCCTGATCCGTTGATGTTGTTGCGCACGATCCGCAGTCCCGAGCAACTCGGGTCCGTCGCCGCATCGACAAAGGAAAGTCCGGAAGAGTTAAGCAGGGTGGTGTTCTCGAGCCTCCCGTTCCTGCCGGTGATGGCGATCAACGACCGGTAATGGACGTGCCCCAAAACCTGATATCGCCCGTCGACGACGACGTTGCGGATCTGGGCCCCGGGCTTACGGGCCTGGATCACCGGCGAGTTGAAGCTCGCCCCATTGCCGACCTCGATGCGGGCCTTCTGGGCATCGTTGGTCGGAAAACCAGTGGTGAAGATCCGCGAGTTGTTCCTGGTCATGTTGATCGGCGTGGTGACCGTGAACACGGCCCCCTGGCAGAGCTCGGCGACGCCGCTCGCGGCGAGGGCGCTCGAAATCTTGCTGGCGGATCCTCCCGTGATGCAGGCCCCCTGGGCCGAAGTCGAAACCAGCACAATGGCCCCCAGGGCGATCGTGATCGAACACAGCAATCTCCTGACTATCATGGCAAGTCTCCTGTTGAAGTGCGAGTGGTAATAGGCGAGCAAGTCAGTGAGCGCACGGCTCCCCGAGCTCACTCCTGGAGCTGAGCTCAAATCAAGAACCGGAAAGGTTTCGAACGCCGAGATCGGCACTCGGTCGAGCTTCCGGGAATTAGAAAAAGACAGCCGGAGCGGCGAACATGCTCCGGCTGGATGGGAGGACTGAATGATCGATCGACGGATGCCTCGCATTTGCCCGGCAAGAGATGCATCCTTCGCCAGGCAAGATCGGCGAAGATCAGTCGATCGAAGAATTCCGGGACCTAGTCGATGAGCCCCTTGTCGCGCAGCGTTCGCTCGATCTGTCTGCGCTTCTGACCGGCTTTCTGGGCAGCCCGCTCACGGTTGAGCCTCCAACCTTGCGGGGTTCTCGATCCTTGAGCGCGATTCGTCTCGCGATACTGCCGTTCGGCGAATCGCAGAACGGCCGGGCGCGAGTCCGCGAAGTCGGAAGCGGGTCGCTCCTGAACCCGCACCACCATCGAGTTGTCTGGAACGAAACGATCCGCCATTCGCTCGCCAAAGGCGCCAATGCCCAGACCCGTGCCACCCATGGTTGCAAAGTCTCCGACCGCGGAGGCTCTGGTTGCGACCTGAGCACCTTTGTAGAGTCTCGAAGCAACAGCCGCGTGAGCGCTCGTCATTCCGAGGATCAAGGCAGCGATTTCAACGAGCTGCCTTCCTTGATCCGGGGTCAGACCTGGTGAGCCAACATCCTCATCAGCTCCCAGGCTCCCTCTGCCGACGAGCGCCGCAATGTTGACGCCACCGGCCGCGTTGGGCACTGACACCACCGGGGGGTTGTCCGCCGACAGCCCCGTCGGATCCGAGTATCGAATCGGATTGCCATTCGCATAGCCGTACAGATTCCAGCCATCGCGGGCCGGATCGACGCTGGCGAAGCGGTAGTAGATCGGCACGTAGGTCCTCGCCAGCATGTAGTAGCTGGCGCCGTGGCGATCGAGCTCGTGGCCGGTGAACTTGGCGACGCGCTCATCCTCTCCGGTGGAGAAGGCCTCGCCGCCGTAGGGATAGTAGGTATGGCGCCCGACCTCCCGGCCGAAGACGTGGGTGATCACTCGCGGCGACTGCAGGTGATCGTTGTGGAAAAAGCGCAGGACGCCGGCACCGCTGCGCGTCGCCAGGGTGCCATCAGGACCGTAGACGTGGTCCTTTGTGAACTCCCAGCGCTCCCCCGGCTGAGAGGCATTGCGGTAATGCCCCCAGCCGGTGACGCGATGCTCCCGTAAAACCTTGCCATCCTGATCGCGCAGGGTCCAGAAACGCTCGCCGGTGCTGGCGTTGTAGGTCAGCAGGCGGTAGTTGCCGGGACCGTAGGCGTGATACTCCTCCGCCGGCGCCGGATACTGGGTGGCCACCGTCGACACCATGTTCAAGCTGTCGTGCTCGAGGTCGAAGAGCGGGTTCTCCGGCGGTCCGACACGGTCGATGTTGCCGGAGGCGTCGTAGATCGTATCCGGCTCGCTGCCGGCGTTGCCGACCAGCCGATTCTTGGCGCTGATGTTGAATACCGCTGGCGCACCACCGTCGCGCTCGACCGCCGTCAGGTTGTCTTTGTAATCGTAGGTATAGGCTTCCCAGCGGTTCGCTGAGCCGGCCGTTCCCCGCACCAGTCGGCTGGCGGCGTCGTAGACATAGCGGTCCTCGCCGATCGCCGCGATGTTGCCGGCACCGTCATACTGATAAGTACCGCTGGCGAAGATCTGCTGACCCCCAAAGGCATAGTGCGAGATTCCCGCCGGCCGCTGCATGCCGCGCGTCCCTTGAGCCAGGCTGGTATAAGCCTGGTTCGAGTAGTCGATGCGCTTGAGCTGGTAGTTCCAGTGGTACTGATAGTCCGCAGAGATGCCCCGGTTGGTGCTGATCTTGACGGGCACGCCCTGGTTGTAGGTGCGAGTGACGGTGTGCGACAACGGCTGCTGATCGGCGTCATCGTTGCAGTACTGGCGGTTGTTTTGAGGCGTCGTGATGCAGCCCGGATAGTCGATCGACACCACATTGCCGAGGGCGTCGTACTCCCAGCCCTGCTCGAAGGTGTGGGCGTAGCGATCGGCATCGACGGCGTTGTCGGGGAAGCGCAACTGGGTGGTGCGCCGGCTCATCTTGCCGAGGCGTCCCCGGTACTCGTAGTCTTCGACCACCGCCCAATCGAGCCCCGGCGGCGGATAGTTGTGGCGAATCGCCTGCACCATCTTGCCGCGGCTGTAGTTGCTACCGTCGTTGCTGTTGGACCAGGTGAACTCCTCCCACAGGCGCTCGCCTTCCTTGACCCGCACCAGGCGTCCGTCGCCGTCGTACTCGTGGGTCAAGCGATGCTGGCCGTCGAAGTGGCTGAGGGTATTGCCCAGTACATCCGGAAAGAAAGAGATGGTGCCGTTCGAGGCCGTCGAGCCGATCTCGGGGTGCTTCTCCCAGATCAACAGCTCACGGTTGTCCCAACCGAACTGGCGCTTCTGGCCGAGAACCTCGCCGCGCGGCCGCCGCTCCGACTCGACGACGTTGCCGTGGGGGTCGTAGCGAAAGATCTCCTCGTACTCGTCGTGGTAGCGATGCACCTGACGGCCGAGACCGTCGGAGATGCTGGTCGTGGTCTCGGCCGACGTTCCGTCCGTCTCGGTCTGAATGTTCACCGTCGACGTGCTGAGTCGAACTCCCTGGTAGGCACGCACCTCCTGGGTACCGTCCGGCCTAGTGATCAGACTCGGTCGGCCGAAGGGGTCGTAGCCAGCGTAGCGAGTCGCATTCTGGTCGCTGTTGACGTGGCTTTTCTGCTGCACCGTCGAGACCGCCGTCACCCGGCCGAGGACGTCGTACTTGGTCTCCTGCTCCGACTCCGCCGAGGTCGTCTCGCTGGTCGGGATGCTCTGGATCTCGCGCCGTAGACGCCCGAAGTGGTCGTAGACCAAGAGCCCTGAGCTGAAGACATCGTTGCCGACCTTGCGCTCGATGGTGACGCTCGGCGGGACGTCGCTGGGGCTGTGATAAGTCAGCCAGGTGTCGGCTTCGCCCTGGCCATCGACGGGAGCCACCCGGGTGGTGCGGCCGAGGAGGTCGTAGACGAAGATCGTGCCCTGATCCGACGGATTGAAGGTCTCCACTGGCAGCCCCGTATTGCGATCGATGTCGGCGCGATAGCGATAGGGGAAGTCGCCAATCTGAGTGCTCGAGCGAACCAACGATTGATAGCCGTGGTTGAAGGTGAACTTGTTGGTTCCGCTAGTTCCATCGACATTGCAAACGTCCCCGCCAAGACCACCGTTCGAGCCACCGGCGCGGATCTCTTGCACCGCCAACCCAGCGTTGACGCCTTCGTCGGTCCCGAGGACATACTTGGTGACCACATCCGTCGCATGGTCGATGCCGGCATAGCGTCGCTTGCGCATGCAGTCCATCACGCCGCCGCTGTCGAAGCGGTAGGACGTCACGTAGGTGCGGCCATTGTCGATCAACGTCTTGCTGGAGTATGGGGTCAGGATCCACCGTGAGCTCACCCCCGGCAGATAGGTGCTCGGAGTTCCCATGTTGATGTAGCCGGTGGTCGAGCTCTCGGGCCGCGCCGTCCCGGCACCGGCGGTGTATTCGGTGCGGTGCTCGACGGTCCTCACGACACCGGTGAAATCGTCGAGGGTGAAGGCGTTCTGAGTTTGCCCGGCACCGGTGTGGTAGGTGTTCTTCCTCTCCAGCCAGCGATCGGCGTCGTCTTTGAAGATGGTGCGCTCGCGCACTAGCACCGGATCCACCTGCCAGCAGCCCGGCGCATCGCGGTACTGGTTCTGCGCCGTACACGGCCGACGCTCCATGGCATATCGAACGTATTTCTCGCGCTGGGCGGTACAGTTGCCGGCGACGCAATCGCTCACCCGTTCCGAGAGGAAAAGGTAGTCGGCATCACCAGTTCCGATGCGCTGTCCCTTGTCGAAGGGCAGGCCGTGGTCGGTGATCTGCCAGGCACCGATGGGATCGCTCGCCGACGGCATTTGCGGCCCCTGGGTCACCGCATTGAAGAGCTCACGGCGGGTGAAGCGATTGTCGACGGTCGGGCTGTCGATCTGCGTCCGTCGGTATTGGGCTCGCTTGCAGGTCGGCCCGTAGAGGTCACCATTCGCCACCGTCGGATGGATCGAGCTGGAGTAGTTCCAGGTCGCCACCACGTCGTTGCCGATCTTGTGCTGTTTGAGGGAAATGCCGTAGCGATCGTAATCGGCCTCGACGTCATCGTTGGTCGTGGTGTAGATGCAGGCCGTCGGGAATCGCCATGCCCGGTAGTCGTAGGCGTACTTCCCCAAGGTGGGGAGGGTGATCTCTTTGATGCGGCCACTCTTCAGGTAGCCGTAGTAGTAGGTGAAGCGATAGGGCCGGGTCTCGGGAACGACGATCTTCTTCAACACCGGAACCCGCATCGTGCGGGCTGCCGATCCGAGGGTGCCATTGGGATCATGGGGAGTCGTCCGCTGGACGAGCTTGGTCAGGTACTCGAACTTGTACTCGGCCTGTCGGCCAGCGCTGGCAGCCACCACCACCCGATCGAGCACTCGCAGGAGATCGCCGAGCTCGTCGCCATTGCCGAGGCGCAGCTTGTTGTCCGAGCTGGCGTCGTTGCCGCGGCGGGACTGATCGTCGGTCTTGAAGACGATGGAGTGGGAGCGGCCAGTGCTGTCCGAAAGGGTCCAGAGCTCACCATCGGCCGTCGCTTCGTAATCGACCGTAAAGCGGTTGCCGTAGTAGTCGCGCTGCTCCCGGAAGCGCCAGCAGCCGGTGACGCCGCCGCCGCAGCCGAGGGTGCCGAGGGA is a window from the Acidobacteriota bacterium genome containing:
- a CDS encoding RHS repeat-associated core domain-containing protein; translated protein: MNRSVIKARTVWTLSLLFLLSIATPGFARFLVESDVEASSVGFDGGPRGALWLADSFGVRKVDSATGEPLLTIPVEATVRAVAVDEDRQRVWLYDGDSLAVHDFAGELLRRLEVAAEAKGSAALSVVSEDGSIWLAANQRLLGISFEGQILREIRLPEAITDLATDREHSLLWLAHGEAVSAYDVTTGLEVRTLRRPGTVVDLDVATGPDRLWLARADGLYRHDRGGHELFEAPVAGLTAVVGDDRGGLWLASGDRLQHLDVAGDQRAFTSPFGEDSTIDRLLFDAAHRAVWVLSGGQLAKLSASGEVLARSNLEPGAKVHAWALAAGSPDRVSPLLELRQETSKTGDSVLEIGFRDFASGVDSASLEMQADGESTGVFACTLGAHGGRCLATSPLSDGSEIEVLIRDHLGNPQRASLQWRGAGREPGGDPEVPAAGADDSGEPQNIVGRTASLAGERVPSLRGYVPNQPFLSDGEIEAINAASGNVNISIPLGQEYAVGPHLRYQLRVTHNSDAWAHSTVFCSNGGCAVPQTLVGIPQRGSNAGLGWELHLGQLYPPEKPDGLYELDAQTWPNQADDEFSTDANSWLYVSPGGTSHSLHTLPGRVNSSGGRPVRYSKDGSHLRMRQIDADTVIVEHPSGVISEFEQSNQSLGTLGCGGGVTGCWRFREQRDYYGNRFTVDYEATADGELWTLSDSTGRSHSIVFKTDDQSRRGNDASSDNKLRLGNGDELGDLLRVLDRVVVAASAGRQAEYKFEYLTKLVQRTTPHDPNGTLGSAARTMRVPVLKKIVVPETRPYRFTYYYGYLKSGRIKEITLPTLGKYAYDYRAWRFPTACIYTTTNDDVEADYDRYGISLKQHKIGNDVVATWNYSSSIHPTVANGDLYGPTCKRAQYRRTQIDSPTVDNRFTRRELFNAVTQGPQMPSASDPIGAWQITDHGLPFDKGQRIGTGDADYLFLSERVSDCVAGNCTAQREKYVRYAMERRPCTAQNQYRDAPGCWQVDPVLVRERTIFKDDADRWLERKNTYHTGAGQTQNAFTLDDFTGVVRTVEHRTEYTAGAGTARPESSTTGYINMGTPSTYLPGVSSRWILTPYSSKTLIDNGRTYVTSYRFDSGGVMDCMRKRRYAGIDHATDVVTKYVLGTDEGVNAGLAVQEIRAGGSNGGLGGDVCNVDGTSGTNKFTFNHGYQSLVRSSTQIGDFPYRYRADIDRNTGLPVETFNPSDQGTIFVYDLLGRTTRVAPVDGQGEADTWLTYHSPSDVPPSVTIERKVGNDVFSSGLLVYDHFGRLRREIQSIPTSETTSAESEQETKYDVLGRVTAVSTVQQKSHVNSDQNATRYAGYDPFGRPSLITRPDGTQEVRAYQGVRLSTSTVNIQTETDGTSAETTTSISDGLGRQVHRYHDEYEEIFRYDPHGNVVESERRPRGEVLGQKRQFGWDNRELLIWEKHPEIGSTASNGTISFFPDVLGNTLSHFDGQHRLTHEYDGDGRLVRVKEGERLWEEFTWSNSNDGSNYSRGKMVQAIRHNYPPPGLDWAVVEDYEYRGRLGKMSRRTTQLRFPDNAVDADRYAHTFEQGWEYDALGNVVSIDYPGCITTPQNNRQYCNDDADQQPLSHTVTRTYNQGVPVKISTNRGISADYQYHWNYQLKRIDYSNQAYTSLAQGTRGMQRPAGISHYAFGGQQIFASGTYQYDGAGNIAAIGEDRYVYDAASRLVRGTAGSANRWEAYTYDYKDNLTAVERDGGAPAVFNISAKNRLVGNAGSEPDTIYDASGNIDRVGPPENPLFDLEHDSLNMVSTVATQYPAPAEEYHAYGPGNYRLLTYNASTGERFWTLRDQDGKVLREHRVTGWGHYRNASQPGERWEFTKDHVYGPDGTLATRSGAGVLRFFHNDHLQSPRVITHVFGREVGRHTYYPYGGEAFSTGEDERVAKFTGHELDRHGASYYMLARTYVPIYYRFASVDPARDGWNLYGYANGNPIRYSDPTGLSADNPPVVSVPNAAGGVNIAALVGRGSLGADEDVGSPGLTPDQGRQLVEIAALILGMTSAHAAVASRLYKGAQVATRASAVGDFATMGGTGLGIGAFGERMADRFVPDNSMVVRVQERPASDFADSRPAVLRFAERQYRETNRAQGSRTPQGWRLNRERAAQKAGQKRRQIERTLRDKGLID